CCTCGTCGTGGTAGTCTGAACCATACATTGGGAAGCCGCCGCTGTAGGCACGAACCTGCCCGTCTTCGAACTCGAAGGATTCGAGCCAGCCGTCGTCGTTCTTGTTCATCCCTGTTATTTCTGCAGTGACGACATCGACAGGATGGTACTCGAGCATCGTCGCCGTCTCGTCGCTCCAGGACGGGTCCTCGCCTCGGGTGAGCAAGTCGACGTCGTCGGTGAAGTTCAACAGAATCATCGCGACGTGTGCGCCAGCCTCGCCCGCCCCCATCACGTAGACCGGTTCGTCGACGAACATGAAGGCATCACAGAGGAGGCAGTAGTGCAGTCCCCGACCGGTCGGCGGGAGCGGTGGATCGGGCCGTTTGTCGGCAAAGCCCGTTGCGAGAACGACCCGAGAGACCCGATAGGATTCAGCATCCGTCTCGACGCGGAAGCCGTCATCGGCCGCCTCGCCGAGTGGCGTCACCGACTCGACGAACCCCCGTTCGACATCGGCGCCATATCCCTGTACCTGTTCGCGGGCGGTCTGTAGCAGTTCGTTGCCCGAGACCGCTTCCGTGATCCCGATCACGTTGTGCGTCTCTTGCATCATTGCGGCACGTCCACCGCCCCGGTCGATGACCACTGTATCGAGTGCCAACCGTGTCGTGTACAGCGCACTCGTCAACCCAGCGGGCCCGCCACCGACGACTGCAACGTCGTAATCGAATCCCGTATGCATGTGTCGAAAGATGTCGTCGGACAGGTAAAAATGTATCCTAACGGGTGTCTAGTCCCTTCTCACGCGCCCTGCAACATCAGCGCAACCTCCACCTGGCGACGTGTTACTCGAGACACGCAGTTACCATCCGTTCGGAAACGTCTGGCCGACCCGTCGCGCTCATGGCCAGAACAATGCCGGCTGTCGAGAGGCCAGCTTCGTCGAGCGTGCGGGCCTCTGCTTCGGCGTCCGAGAGACCACGTTCGTAGTAGTGTTCGTTGATCCGATCGTGGTGCTGCCGGACGAGTTCGAGTGCGAACTGTTTGACTGACGACTGTTGGCCGTCAGTCGACGGGCCGCCGGCTGCAAGCTCGTTAATCCGTTCG
The DNA window shown above is from Natrialba magadii ATCC 43099 and carries:
- a CDS encoding NAD(P)/FAD-dependent oxidoreductase yields the protein MHTGFDYDVAVVGGGPAGLTSALYTTRLALDTVVIDRGGGRAAMMQETHNVIGITEAVSGNELLQTAREQVQGYGADVERGFVESVTPLGEAADDGFRVETDAESYRVSRVVLATGFADKRPDPPLPPTGRGLHYCLLCDAFMFVDEPVYVMGAGEAGAHVAMILLNFTDDVDLLTRGEDPSWSDETATMLEYHPVDVVTAEITGMNKNDDGWLESFEFEDGQVRAYSGGFPMYGSDYHDEVVEGLDIERTEDGSVAVDDHGQTSVDGVYAVGDLTPGYSQIPVAMGEGAIAGITIHKELRAFPRSLEEFETEGSVTDADVPALSAELATTAVEHDGHAHSPDDPDTK